DNA from Microbacterium sp. SORGH_AS_0969:
CCCCGGTCGACATCACGTGGATGTGGTACGACCACGAGGAGGTCGACTCGTCGCTGAACGGTCTGGGACGACTCTCGCGCAACCGGCCCGATCTCTTCGTCGGAGACTTCGCGATCCTGGGGGAACCCAGTAACGGCGAGGTCGAGGGGGGATGCAACGGCACGCTTCGCGCCGTCATCCGAACCGACGGCGTCCGCGCGCACAGCGCTCGGTCGTGGATCGGTGAGAACGCGATCCACAAGGCGGCGCCGATTCTCGCGCGCCTCGCCGAGTACCGCGCTCGTGAGATCGAGGTCGAGGGGCTGCTCTATCGCGAAGGTCTCAACGCCGTGAAGATCTCCGGGGGAGTCGCGGGCAACGTGATCCCCGACGCGTGCGAGGTCGAGGTGAACTACCGCTTCGCCCCGAGTCGCGACGCCGCGGGTGCCGAACGAGTGGTCCGCGATGTGTTCACCGGTTTCGACGTCGAGATATTCGACGTCGCCGAGGGCGCGCGTCCGGGTCTCGATGCGCCGCTGGCGCAGGAGTTCGTGGCGGCG
Protein-coding regions in this window:
- the dapE gene encoding succinyl-diaminopimelate desuccinylase, whose amino-acid sequence is MPSLDLTSSSLDLTRAICDIPSVSGDETTLADAIAAALADYDHLEVIRDEDTIVARTDLGRARRVVIAGHIDTVPINRNLPVEDRDVDGEAVLWGRGTVDMKAGVAVQLKLAAELVAPPVDITWMWYDHEEVDSSLNGLGRLSRNRPDLFVGDFAILGEPSNGEVEGGCNGTLRAVIRTDGVRAHSARSWIGENAIHKAAPILARLAEYRAREIEVEGLLYREGLNAVKISGGVAGNVIPDACEVEVNYRFAPSRDAAGAERVVRDVFTGFDVEIFDVAEGARPGLDAPLAQEFVAAVGATPRPKYGWTDVARFSALGIPAVNYGPGDPHLAHHDEERVPVAQIDAVEHGLRAWLSGS